A single Candidatus Neomarinimicrobiota bacterium DNA region contains:
- a CDS encoding DUF3108 domain-containing protein encodes MKYPFFLALTALFIPLTLPGQGTLPFQVGETLHYDSNLNFVRAGTAKLQVLALESVDDVPAYHILFTMSTNSILDHIFKIRDRVETWIDAEDLYTLRFNKQVREGRHRYRFSANMNYEDSVVTTGDESFKFDHELRDPYSLLYYLRTLPLKVGDEFSFVTFDNNQFMDIHLTVHRKERIDVRAGEFDCFVVEPFREGRPLLKNKADMTIWLSDDHLRLPVKVVSKAVFGSIILKLRKLED; translated from the coding sequence ATGAAATACCCGTTCTTTCTCGCCTTGACGGCTCTTTTCATCCCCCTCACCCTGCCAGGACAGGGAACATTACCGTTTCAAGTTGGAGAGACACTGCATTACGACTCAAATCTCAATTTTGTGAGAGCAGGAACAGCTAAGCTTCAGGTTCTGGCCCTGGAGTCGGTGGATGATGTTCCTGCGTACCATATTCTTTTTACCATGAGCACCAATTCTATCCTGGATCATATCTTTAAGATTAGAGATAGAGTGGAAACCTGGATTGACGCGGAGGATCTTTACACGCTAAGATTCAACAAGCAGGTTCGTGAAGGGAGGCACAGGTACAGGTTCTCGGCGAACATGAACTACGAGGACTCCGTGGTGACGACCGGTGACGAATCGTTCAAGTTTGATCACGAACTGAGGGATCCCTATTCCCTCCTTTACTATCTTCGAACGCTTCCCTTAAAAGTTGGAGACGAGTTTTCGTTCGTGACATTTGACAACAATCAGTTCATGGATATTCATCTCACGGTGCACCGGAAGGAGAGAATTGATGTGCGTGCAGGTGAATTCGACTGCTTTGTCGTTGAGCCTTTTAGAGAAGGAAGACCGCTTTTGAAGAACAAGGCAGATATGACAATCTGGCTATCAGACGATCACCTGAGGCTTCCCGTAAAGGTGGTATCGAAGGCGGTGTTTGGATCGATTATACTGAAGCTTAGAAAGCTGGAAGATTAG
- the rseP gene encoding RIP metalloprotease RseP translates to MTTVLATAFVLLVLIFIHELGHFLAARSVGVKVLRLSLGFPPRLFSFRSTSSGWIFRFFFFRRNDSGKLKWLPVIEKAISKPLSRASETDYCVALVPLGGFVRMAGTIDENLDETITGAPHELASKNRVQQVWVMSAGVLMNVLLAVLVFAVLTYLTGIPEFTDEPIILEVLTSYPAEEAGMARGDRILRVADQRADTWTDVRDLIRERPLETISIQWERDGEVMTAGITPREEQNVEGDEMKTVGLIGISGGYEIRNAGVGESLGQGFLRTGIWFGVIVKSLKMIATGEVSIKEIGGPILIAQLAGQSAQEGFLPLLNLLAVISVNLAFINIMPIPALDGGHIMIILIEAIARRQLSAKVRMVIQQAGMALLLLLILVIIYNDLTRLFVN, encoded by the coding sequence TTGACCACAGTTCTTGCTACTGCTTTTGTTCTGTTGGTACTCATCTTTATTCATGAACTGGGACACTTTCTCGCTGCCAGATCTGTAGGAGTGAAAGTCCTCCGGTTATCCCTTGGATTTCCCCCCAGGCTCTTTTCGTTCCGTTCTACGTCCAGTGGGTGGATCTTCAGATTTTTCTTTTTCCGAAGAAACGATTCGGGAAAGCTCAAATGGTTGCCAGTGATCGAGAAGGCTATTTCGAAGCCCCTTTCCAGGGCGAGTGAAACCGATTATTGTGTGGCTCTCGTCCCTCTTGGAGGTTTTGTGAGAATGGCGGGGACGATCGATGAGAACCTGGATGAGACAATTACGGGTGCTCCCCATGAACTCGCATCCAAAAACCGGGTCCAGCAGGTGTGGGTCATGTCCGCAGGCGTGCTCATGAACGTGCTTCTCGCTGTTCTGGTGTTTGCCGTTCTTACCTACTTAACGGGCATTCCTGAATTCACTGATGAACCCATTATCTTGGAGGTTCTGACCTCCTATCCTGCAGAAGAAGCAGGAATGGCAAGGGGCGACAGAATCTTGCGGGTAGCGGATCAGCGGGCGGACACCTGGACAGACGTGAGAGATCTGATCCGCGAAAGACCTCTCGAAACGATTTCAATCCAGTGGGAGAGGGACGGTGAGGTCATGACGGCCGGAATTACTCCGCGGGAAGAACAAAATGTGGAAGGCGATGAGATGAAAACGGTGGGTCTCATCGGAATCAGTGGAGGCTATGAGATCCGGAATGCCGGTGTGGGGGAGTCCCTCGGGCAGGGCTTTCTCCGGACAGGTATATGGTTCGGGGTTATCGTTAAATCGCTGAAGATGATCGCTACGGGTGAAGTGTCAATAAAGGAAATTGGGGGTCCGATTCTGATAGCCCAACTGGCAGGGCAATCGGCTCAGGAGGGTTTTCTTCCTCTTCTCAACCTGTTGGCGGTCATCAGCGTGAACCTTGCGTTTATCAACATCATGCCCATTCCCGCCCTCGATGGGGGACATATTATGATCATTCTAATTGAGGCAATTGCCCGGCGCCAGCTATCGGCAAAGGTAAGAATGGTAATTCAGCAAGCAGGGATGGCATTGTTGCTCCTTCTGATTCTGGTGATTATCTACAACGATCTGACGCGCCTCTTCGTGAACTAA
- a CDS encoding 1-deoxy-D-xylulose-5-phosphate reductoisomerase, protein MTKSLSILGSTGSIGRNALRVVENLGEQFEVTYLTAARDSKRMMEQIRRFRPRGVALLDDKAAREVRDSISGEKLEILSGREGILEIAGRDDVDIMLNALVGGAGMEPTISAIMAGVNVALSNKESLVMAGHLINQIKNETGVEIFPVDSEHSAIWQCLAGEDLKSVKRLILTGSGGPFRTRSRETFSEITVEEALKHPNWKMGSKITVDSASMMNKGLEVIEAHWLFGFEQEMIQIVVHPQSVIHSMVEFTDGSIKAQMGLPDMKIPIQYALTYPDRYRSAWEDIDFSAISPLTFEEPDLDRFPCIHFAYEALTKGGSAPAALNVANDNTVRCFLNRQISFSQISEINGMALREHDWVENPDLNDLKELEEWGADFVKTHIAERILL, encoded by the coding sequence ATGACAAAATCACTATCCATCCTCGGTTCCACGGGTTCCATCGGAAGAAATGCACTCAGGGTAGTTGAAAATCTTGGGGAACAATTCGAAGTCACCTATCTCACTGCCGCCAGGGATTCAAAACGAATGATGGAACAGATTCGCCGTTTCCGTCCCCGGGGAGTGGCCCTTTTGGATGATAAGGCCGCTCGTGAAGTGAGGGACAGCATATCGGGGGAAAAGCTGGAAATTCTGTCGGGCAGGGAAGGTATTCTGGAGATCGCCGGACGAGATGATGTGGATATTATGTTGAATGCTCTTGTGGGAGGCGCGGGAATGGAACCCACCATTTCCGCCATTATGGCCGGCGTGAATGTGGCCCTCAGCAACAAGGAAAGCCTCGTGATGGCCGGTCATCTTATCAATCAAATCAAGAATGAAACCGGGGTGGAAATTTTCCCGGTGGATAGTGAACATAGTGCCATCTGGCAGTGCCTTGCCGGCGAAGACCTGAAGTCGGTAAAGCGCTTGATATTGACCGGATCGGGGGGTCCGTTTCGAACCAGATCCAGGGAAACTTTTTCTGAGATTACCGTTGAAGAAGCTCTCAAGCATCCCAATTGGAAGATGGGGAGTAAAATCACCGTTGATTCTGCCTCGATGATGAACAAAGGTTTAGAGGTCATCGAAGCTCATTGGCTTTTCGGTTTTGAGCAAGAGATGATACAGATCGTTGTGCATCCTCAGTCCGTTATTCACAGTATGGTGGAGTTCACGGACGGTTCCATCAAGGCTCAAATGGGACTTCCCGACATGAAAATTCCAATCCAGTATGCCTTAACCTACCCCGACAGGTACAGATCGGCGTGGGAAGATATCGATTTCTCAGCCATTTCCCCTCTAACATTTGAGGAACCTGATTTGGACAGATTCCCCTGCATTCATTTTGCCTACGAAGCTCTCACGAAAGGTGGTTCGGCCCCGGCCGCGCTGAATGTTGCCAATGACAATACGGTCAGATGTTTCCTGAATCGTCAGATTTCATTCTCACAGATATCAGAGATAAATGGAATGGCTCTCAGGGAGCACGACTGGGTCGAAAATCCAGATCTTAATGATCTGAAGGAACTCGAAGAATGGGGTGCGGATTTCGTGAAGACGCACATCGCAGAAAGGATACTCCTTTGA
- the lpxA gene encoding acyl-ACP--UDP-N-acetylglucosamine O-acyltransferase, producing MEVGPFSVIDDNVVVGDDCQIGNHVTLRGGTRLGKGCRVFPGAVIGEVPQDMKFGGEETTTEIGEGVTLREHVTVHRGSKARGRTEMRDHAYIMAYVHVGHDCFVGEHVILTNAVQLGGHVSVDDWAVIGGIVAVHQFSKIGKHSFVGGGFRVIKDVPPYITVAGEPLRFQGINSAGLKRRGFSEESRRNIKQAYHLIYRSSLNTTQALQKIRKILPQSEEIQEIISFAENSERGLV from the coding sequence GTGGAGGTAGGTCCCTTTTCTGTTATTGACGACAACGTGGTGGTGGGTGACGATTGTCAAATCGGAAACCATGTCACACTCAGAGGTGGGACCCGTCTGGGGAAAGGGTGCAGGGTCTTCCCTGGAGCGGTTATCGGGGAAGTGCCCCAGGATATGAAATTCGGTGGGGAGGAGACGACGACTGAGATCGGGGAAGGTGTGACTCTCCGGGAACATGTTACTGTCCACCGCGGTTCGAAAGCCCGGGGGCGGACGGAAATGCGTGATCACGCCTATATCATGGCCTACGTTCACGTGGGTCACGACTGCTTCGTAGGTGAACATGTGATTCTCACCAATGCCGTTCAGCTCGGGGGACATGTTTCCGTTGATGACTGGGCGGTGATCGGAGGAATTGTGGCCGTTCATCAATTCAGCAAGATAGGAAAACACTCGTTCGTTGGGGGAGGATTCAGGGTGATTAAGGATGTGCCCCCGTACATCACCGTAGCCGGCGAACCACTGCGATTCCAGGGCATAAACTCTGCTGGTCTCAAACGAAGGGGATTCAGTGAAGAATCGAGGAGAAACATCAAGCAGGCGTATCATCTTATTTATCGGTCGTCCTTGAATACCACTCAGGCCTTACAGAAAATCAGAAAAATATTGCCACAATCAGAGGAGATTCAAGAAATCATATCCTTTGCGGAGAACAGTGAAAGGGGACTCGTTTAG
- a CDS encoding bifunctional UDP-3-O-[3-hydroxymyristoyl] N-acetylglucosamine deacetylase/3-hydroxyacyl-ACP dehydratase gives MKQVQQTMGRSASCTGTGLHTGVESTVTFKPAAENSGIRFMRTDLEEYPEVRAHIDHVIDVSRGTSLEADGVKIHTVEHVLAAIMGLEIDNVLIELTNKEPPIMDGSCRDFVQAIQEAGIVSQKEPRRYLEVEKPISYYDEKNGVDIGLLPSDHFRITCIIDYKHPALGTQYLTVHSLEDFAGEIAPARTFCFLSEVEKLREDGLARGGNLGNTIVIADKEIGEKEIRYLQTLFDVKEDIVQGSSGILNGVKLRFENEAVRHKALDLIGDLALLGKPIKGHVMAARSGHASHTAFVKKISEEYMSKPLREQYRSPQTSKYHLDISAISKIMPHRYPFLLVDRILELKAGKSLVAIKNVTINEPFFQGHFPHRPLMPGVLILEGMAQAGGFLVLHTTEDPESKFIYFASIEKARFRHPVSPGDQLRFEMKLLKFRMNSIKIEGKAYVEDKLVAEAIFLATIADREKD, from the coding sequence GTGAAACAGGTTCAACAGACTATGGGAAGATCCGCTTCCTGTACCGGGACCGGTCTTCACACGGGAGTGGAATCCACCGTGACGTTTAAGCCAGCGGCTGAGAATTCGGGTATCAGGTTTATGAGAACTGACTTGGAAGAATATCCCGAGGTTCGAGCTCATATTGACCACGTTATTGATGTCTCCCGAGGGACCAGCCTGGAAGCCGACGGTGTCAAGATTCATACAGTCGAACATGTTCTGGCGGCCATAATGGGACTCGAAATTGACAATGTGCTTATCGAACTGACGAACAAAGAACCACCAATTATGGATGGAAGTTGTAGAGACTTCGTTCAGGCAATTCAGGAAGCTGGAATCGTTTCCCAGAAAGAACCCAGGAGATACCTCGAAGTCGAAAAGCCTATTTCCTACTACGACGAGAAAAACGGGGTGGATATTGGCCTTCTGCCGTCCGATCATTTCCGGATTACCTGCATCATAGACTACAAACATCCCGCACTCGGTACCCAGTACCTGACGGTTCATTCTCTGGAAGATTTTGCCGGAGAGATAGCCCCTGCTCGCACGTTCTGTTTCTTGAGCGAGGTGGAGAAATTGAGGGAGGATGGACTTGCACGAGGCGGGAATCTGGGGAATACCATCGTCATAGCAGACAAAGAGATTGGCGAGAAAGAGATCCGTTATCTTCAGACACTGTTTGATGTCAAGGAAGATATCGTCCAGGGTTCTAGCGGAATCCTGAATGGAGTAAAGCTTAGATTTGAAAATGAGGCGGTGCGTCACAAGGCCCTGGACCTCATAGGTGATCTTGCTCTTCTGGGTAAGCCGATCAAGGGGCACGTGATGGCGGCAAGATCGGGTCACGCTTCCCATACGGCATTTGTGAAGAAAATCAGTGAGGAATATATGAGTAAACCTCTCCGGGAACAGTACCGTTCCCCCCAGACTTCGAAGTACCACCTCGACATTTCGGCCATCAGCAAGATCATGCCCCACCGATATCCTTTTCTGTTGGTGGACAGGATTCTGGAACTAAAAGCAGGGAAGTCTTTGGTGGCCATCAAAAACGTCACGATCAACGAACCCTTTTTTCAGGGTCATTTCCCCCATCGACCGCTCATGCCGGGCGTCCTAATTCTGGAAGGAATGGCTCAGGCGGGGGGATTTCTGGTGCTTCACACGACGGAAGATCCGGAATCAAAATTCATATATTTTGCCAGTATTGAAAAAGCTCGGTTCCGTCACCCAGTCTCTCCAGGTGATCAACTTCGATTCGAAATGAAGTTGTTGAAGTTCCGCATGAACTCGATTAAGATCGAGGGCAAGGCGTATGTTGAGGACAAGCTGGTGGCTGAAGCCATCTTCCTTGCCACCATCGCTGATAGAGAGAAAGACTGA
- the lpxD gene encoding UDP-3-O-(3-hydroxymyristoyl)glucosamine N-acyltransferase: protein MATLEELAALIHGEIDGDSAVEITGVAEIHNAAPGTISFLHDPRYRKYLKTTQASALVVTLEEDVGHIHAIRVGNPALSFTRILDHFSPSTSVAPGIHSTAVIGEHVRFGENVSVGAYAVIEDGADVGDNVIIGPHSVVGRKSKIGEATELKFHTTIYHRCVIGNHVTIHSGTVIGSDGFGYITDDGIHHKTPQTGCVVVGDNVEIGAGCTIDRGTIGDTVIGDGSKLDNLVHIAHNVKLGKGCLVAALVGIAGSSVVGDYVAFGGQAGVVNHVEIGSHARLAAKTGVTKSLPGGKTYAGMPAREIMEKSRSDALVRRLPDLVRKVKELESEISKLREDR, encoded by the coding sequence TTGGCCACACTGGAGGAACTTGCCGCCCTGATCCATGGCGAGATCGATGGGGACTCCGCCGTAGAGATCACGGGGGTTGCCGAGATACATAATGCGGCCCCCGGAACCATCTCCTTCCTTCACGATCCCAGGTACAGGAAATATCTAAAGACCACTCAAGCATCGGCTCTGGTGGTAACTCTGGAGGAAGACGTGGGTCATATCCATGCCATCCGTGTTGGCAACCCCGCCCTCTCGTTCACGAGAATCCTTGACCATTTTTCCCCCTCGACGAGTGTGGCGCCGGGAATCCATTCCACCGCTGTCATCGGGGAACATGTAAGGTTTGGGGAAAATGTTTCTGTGGGCGCTTACGCCGTCATCGAGGATGGGGCAGATGTAGGAGACAATGTTATTATCGGTCCCCATTCCGTAGTGGGTAGGAAATCGAAGATAGGAGAGGCCACTGAGCTGAAATTTCACACCACTATTTATCACCGATGTGTAATCGGTAATCATGTAACCATTCACAGCGGTACGGTCATCGGCAGTGACGGCTTTGGGTATATCACGGACGACGGTATTCATCATAAAACGCCACAGACGGGTTGCGTCGTGGTGGGGGACAACGTGGAAATTGGCGCCGGTTGTACCATCGACCGGGGAACCATTGGTGACACCGTCATCGGTGATGGGTCGAAACTCGATAATCTTGTTCACATCGCTCACAACGTCAAGTTAGGTAAAGGATGTCTTGTGGCGGCATTGGTGGGAATCGCCGGGAGCAGTGTTGTGGGCGATTACGTCGCTTTTGGGGGACAGGCGGGTGTGGTGAACCATGTTGAGATTGGGAGTCACGCTCGATTGGCCGCAAAAACGGGTGTGACCAAGTCGCTTCCCGGTGGGAAGACTTACGCAGGTATGCCTGCGAGGGAGATTATGGAAAAGAGCCGGTCCGACGCTCTGGTTCGCCGCCTTCCGGATCTTGTCAGAAAAGTTAAGGAACTCGAGTCAGAAATCTCCAAGCTTCGGGAAGATCGGTGA
- a CDS encoding OmpH family outer membrane protein, giving the protein MNSLTKWGILSFLLIIPMAGMGQLKVGFVQSERIRAEYDEFKEAEDELQLEFRKVQFEFQTMSGRLDSLRRVFETQRLMSSPEWRREKEQEISALERQVQDFQVQKVGPEGDLYRKQLQLETEIIKQVQQAVNKVAIDKRYDFVLDSMALLYGKPTHNLTDDVLYELRRLTEGESGN; this is encoded by the coding sequence TTGAACTCATTGACGAAATGGGGCATCTTGTCATTCCTTCTCATCATACCGATGGCTGGGATGGGTCAGTTGAAGGTCGGCTTTGTTCAGTCTGAACGAATTCGAGCGGAATATGACGAGTTCAAAGAGGCGGAGGATGAGCTTCAGCTGGAGTTTCGCAAGGTTCAGTTTGAGTTTCAGACCATGTCCGGCAGGCTCGACAGTCTCCGCCGGGTGTTTGAGACACAGCGGCTTATGAGTTCTCCAGAATGGAGGCGAGAGAAGGAACAAGAAATCTCTGCTCTGGAGAGGCAAGTTCAGGACTTCCAGGTGCAGAAAGTAGGTCCGGAAGGTGACCTGTATAGAAAGCAACTTCAGCTTGAGACAGAAATCATAAAGCAGGTACAGCAGGCCGTCAATAAGGTGGCCATAGACAAGCGATACGATTTTGTGCTCGATTCCATGGCCCTATTGTACGGAAAACCAACGCACAATCTCACTGACGATGTTCTGTATGAACTGCGCAGGCTCACCGAAGGCGAGTCCGGAAACTAG
- the bamA gene encoding outer membrane protein assembly factor BamA, whose product MKNLVRYILFAVASFSFASAQSVQSVDILGVEVTGNNMTAASVIKYTSGLMEGKEISPGDFGRAVRKLWQTGLFSDVQIHLDRETVDGIFVTVEVEENPILGEVKIEGDKKKKKDIEEALDLTTGQRLQPYLAKESVEKIRKLYGEDGYLKAEVDVELKDGNRDNVKDIVFNVRRNRKVKTREVRFTGSNAFSDRKLRRRLKNTKVQKWYLFWRSHFEEKKFEEDKAALASFYRNRGYRDFRILSQSIEYEDDNGGMTIELKLYEGPQYYLRHLSWEGNVLYSEKELGSVLNLSKGDLYNEEEFTQAVYEGVHGLYMDRGYIYSRIEPQIRPVAEDSLDVHFVIAENHQVSVRKIEITGNTKTRENVVRREMKIVPGDIFSRDLLMRSAREIMILNYFSDVRPDVIPVDEDEIDLLVTVEERSSDEANASIGFTEEYGIMGGAGIKFNNFLGKGQQLGLSFQQGTQYNFVSSRQRSRYRSLSFNFTDPMVKDTPVLLGFSAFYYLRGQNVTYYSFPLDRTVVGASVRVGRRLKWPDNYFRASWMVQGTQKRYEGSEEDLERYVRGRETTVGLALTQFVTRDSRNHPEFPSEGSVFSWTSTLSGGPLDTRLLPVHENFHKHVLKFDAYAPLVWKFVLLNSFQMGSIKELPSPRGSIIPIDERFIMGGSGIPYGILLRGYDDNTVGPYSGQPLGGNVLLKAMLELRFPFSENPTVYALAFAEMGNVWKDFTETDPFDLKRSAGFGIRMFMPMLGMLGFDLGYGFDDIPATSKSPEGWNFHILFGMPF is encoded by the coding sequence ATGAAAAATCTTGTGAGATATATCCTTTTTGCCGTCGCTTCCTTTTCCTTTGCCTCGGCACAGTCCGTCCAGTCGGTGGATATTCTGGGAGTGGAAGTGACGGGGAATAATATGACGGCTGCCAGTGTGATCAAGTATACGTCTGGACTCATGGAGGGAAAAGAAATCAGTCCAGGCGATTTTGGACGGGCGGTGAGGAAGCTGTGGCAAACGGGTCTTTTCTCAGATGTACAGATTCACCTTGATCGGGAAACCGTCGACGGCATCTTTGTGACAGTAGAAGTGGAAGAGAATCCCATTTTGGGTGAGGTGAAGATTGAAGGCGACAAGAAGAAAAAGAAGGATATCGAAGAAGCGCTGGATCTGACTACCGGGCAGAGACTTCAACCCTACTTAGCGAAGGAATCTGTGGAAAAAATAAGGAAACTTTACGGGGAGGACGGGTATCTGAAAGCGGAGGTGGATGTTGAGCTGAAGGACGGTAATAGGGATAACGTGAAAGACATTGTTTTCAACGTTCGAAGGAACAGAAAGGTTAAGACGAGAGAGGTTCGTTTTACTGGAAGCAACGCTTTTTCAGACCGGAAACTCCGCCGCCGGCTGAAAAACACGAAGGTCCAGAAGTGGTACCTTTTCTGGCGATCTCACTTTGAGGAGAAGAAATTTGAGGAGGACAAGGCTGCCCTGGCGTCTTTTTACAGGAACCGCGGGTACAGGGATTTCCGGATTCTGTCTCAATCCATCGAGTATGAGGATGACAACGGTGGAATGACTATTGAGTTGAAGTTGTATGAAGGTCCCCAGTATTACCTCCGTCATCTCAGTTGGGAAGGAAATGTGCTTTATTCAGAGAAGGAATTAGGGTCTGTACTGAACTTGTCGAAAGGTGACCTCTACAACGAGGAGGAATTCACCCAGGCAGTTTATGAAGGAGTGCACGGTCTTTACATGGACAGGGGTTACATATACAGCAGAATCGAGCCTCAAATCAGGCCTGTGGCTGAGGATTCTCTTGACGTTCATTTCGTCATTGCTGAGAATCATCAGGTTTCGGTTCGCAAGATTGAGATAACAGGCAACACGAAAACCCGGGAGAACGTAGTCCGTCGAGAAATGAAGATCGTGCCGGGTGACATCTTCAGCCGTGACCTGCTCATGCGAAGTGCCCGGGAAATCATGATTCTCAATTATTTCAGCGATGTGAGACCCGACGTTATTCCGGTGGATGAAGATGAAATTGACCTTTTGGTTACGGTAGAAGAACGGTCTTCCGATGAGGCAAACGCTTCTATCGGGTTCACAGAAGAGTATGGTATTATGGGCGGCGCCGGTATCAAATTCAACAATTTCCTCGGGAAGGGCCAGCAATTGGGACTCAGTTTTCAGCAGGGGACCCAGTACAATTTCGTATCCAGTCGACAAAGGTCCCGATACCGATCACTGTCCTTTAATTTTACTGATCCCATGGTCAAGGACACTCCGGTTCTGTTGGGATTCTCCGCATTCTATTACCTCAGGGGTCAGAATGTTACCTATTACTCCTTTCCGCTGGACAGAACGGTTGTCGGGGCGTCGGTCCGCGTGGGGCGCCGGCTGAAATGGCCCGACAACTATTTCCGGGCGTCGTGGATGGTTCAGGGCACTCAGAAGAGATACGAGGGATCAGAGGAAGATCTCGAAAGGTATGTGCGGGGGCGGGAGACAACCGTGGGACTTGCCCTCACTCAATTTGTGACTCGCGACAGCAGGAATCACCCGGAATTCCCTTCGGAAGGTTCTGTATTCTCCTGGACATCCACCTTGTCGGGTGGACCTCTGGATACCCGCCTCCTGCCCGTACACGAAAACTTTCACAAACACGTACTAAAATTTGACGCATATGCGCCCTTGGTCTGGAAATTTGTTCTCCTGAATTCTTTTCAGATGGGTTCCATCAAGGAACTCCCTTCGCCACGTGGTTCCATCATTCCCATTGATGAAAGATTCATCATGGGGGGAAGTGGCATTCCCTACGGTATCCTGTTGAGGGGGTATGATGACAACACGGTGGGTCCCTACAGCGGACAACCCTTGGGGGGAAATGTCTTGTTGAAAGCGATGTTGGAACTGAGATTTCCCTTCTCTGAGAATCCGACGGTTTACGCCCTGGCATTTGCAGAAATGGGTAACGTCTGGAAAGACTTCACGGAAACTGATCCCTTTGACCTTAAACGTTCGGCGGGATTTGGAATCCGGATGTTTATGCCTATGCTGGGGATGCTCGGGTTTGATCTCGGTTACGGTTTCGACGATATTCCTGCCACGTCCAAGTCTCCTGAGGGGTGGAATTTTCATATCCTCTTTGGAATGCCCTTTTAG
- a CDS encoding isoprenyl transferase, whose amino-acid sequence MNRQGLREQIEANGNLPRHIAIIMDGNGRWAKRRKLPRIAGHREGINSVREITRCCGELGIEYLTLYTFSMENWARPLAEVSALMRLLVETIRNEIDDLMENNVRLHVIGRLDELPGEPRKEMEEGVRRTAGNSGLNLVLALNYGGRSEILDAIRDFCRDFTLEKVRAEDLSENVFSRYLYTADIPDPDMIIRTSGEHRISNFLLWQLAYAEIYVTPVHWPAFRRTELHEAILDYQHRERRFGKVVDSTAVSTS is encoded by the coding sequence ATGAACAGACAGGGGTTAAGAGAGCAAATCGAAGCGAACGGGAATTTACCCAGGCATATTGCCATCATCATGGATGGAAACGGCCGGTGGGCCAAACGGAGAAAGCTTCCTCGTATTGCCGGTCACCGGGAGGGGATTAATTCGGTCCGCGAGATTACCCGCTGTTGTGGAGAACTTGGTATCGAGTATCTCACCCTCTACACATTTTCGATGGAGAACTGGGCCCGGCCCCTGGCGGAAGTTTCGGCTCTCATGAGACTTCTTGTGGAAACCATTCGAAATGAAATTGATGATCTCATGGAAAACAACGTACGACTCCACGTCATCGGCCGCCTGGACGAACTGCCAGGCGAACCGAGAAAGGAGATGGAGGAAGGTGTCCGGCGCACGGCAGGTAACAGTGGATTGAATCTGGTATTGGCGCTAAACTACGGCGGACGTTCAGAGATCCTGGACGCAATCCGGGATTTCTGCCGGGATTTCACATTGGAGAAAGTCAGAGCCGAGGATCTGAGTGAGAATGTTTTCAGTCGTTATCTTTATACAGCTGATATCCCTGATCCGGATATGATCATTCGAACGAGCGGTGAACATCGCATAAGCAATTTCCTTCTGTGGCAGCTTGCCTATGCAGAGATCTATGTCACTCCAGTTCACTGGCCGGCTTTCCGGAGAACGGAATTGCATGAGGCGATTCTGGATTATCAACACCGGGAAAGACGCTTTGGAAAAGTTGTAGATTCCACTGCGGTGTCTACCTCATGA